The window TTTCAAAGCAGCAAGGTAAATATTCCTTCTTGTGTTGCTTtcgaataattttagtttctgtgtgtggtagttttttttttccttcactgtAAAGCAGTCAGTAAGAGTGACTGAGCGAGTAATCCATCAGTCAGTTGAATATTGGCAATGCATATTGAAATCACTAATTTCTGCAATGCGGAGAAGTCTGTTGTGTATTAGAGATGCTTTGAAATGTTTGAAGAAGTTTCCATCGTGCTGAATATTATGTATCAGAATCTTTGTTTCCAGGTAGTGTTCCTGTTCTGTACAGTCTTCATCATTCTGGGTTGGGTGCTGTGCATTGCTTTCTGCAGCTGTTCTTATTCACTCCCAGGAAAAACCTTTCCGCGAGCGCCCCAGATGAACATTAACATCGCCACATGGGGGCGTCTGATGAGGAGAGCGATTCCCTCGGTCAACAACTCCAGTGCCTTCAGCCCGCAGGTGTCAGAGCTGTCCTCCGAGTCCCCATCCACCACCCAGCCCAGCTCCCCCACCTCCCCCAGGTACTGGAATACTGCACGAGCGCAGCCCCAAACACAGTCCTTCACCCAGTCATGATGGTGAAAGGAATAACAGCATTATCTCCCAAAAATTGGTGGAAATTAAGCACTCTTTTATAATTTGACTTATATATAATCATACAATAgtcaaattgcttttattgttctaaacatttttttgcacTCATGTAATGAAATTGAGAATAGGTCATTAGTTTTCTGCACTTGTTTTGAGTTAGATGTGGAATTGTGGTTGCAAATTACACATTTTTCTTATCGGTTTTTCAGCATGCACTAAATATACTGATGGTCCAAAGAAACCCATCACTATGCAtgtatgtttttgaaaaatcttTACAGATGTTGGATATTggttattattttgattaattgatcattcatgtctgaccatggaacaagtaaaggtttgtttttctcttcttctctttctggcctggaataaacctttacttgttcctttgcagccttcgcatgctgacgcagctccctgcttgaatGTCTGACCCCGATGTGCTTGTTCTGATGCTCAGTGTAGGAGCTAGGCCTGTTTGACCTGCTCTGTTGCTCTAATTCACTTCGCTCTGTCTGCAGTGATCAGACAGTGATGAAGTTAGACTTCGACAGAGAGCCCACACCGACTCCGAAGCTCCAGTCCACAGCGGTGGAGACAAGAGAGCCCCTGCCGGAGAGCAAGATTCCTGACCGGCAGGTGCAGGTAATCCCTCTGATTTCTGATCAGGAGATCCCGGCGTGTCCTGGTGCCTTGAATAGGAGGCTTGTTTGTAAGAGCCGTAAGGCTCCACAGCGACTGACCGTAACGCAGGGGGACGCCTGCGAGTGACCCGTAACGCAAGGGGACGCCTGTTACGGCTGCGTACAGTAGTTGTTATTCATTGAAAGAAGTTGCAGTATTTCTTAAATATAACTGGATCCTTTTTCATGAGAGCGAAATATCATTTTAAGCTCTTTAACAAAAAAGTTCACCGTAATCCTTCCTTTCCTGCTGTAAGCTTTTTCCTCTTACCTTGGAGGTGCTTATTTTGCAGGATGCGTTAGCGACTTTTGACTTCCTGAACGACAGGAATAGCATCGTAGTGAAGCCCGACTCCGAGGGCCTGGAGGAGCATGAGGTTCGGCAGCCGGACCTGGAGCTTATAACAGACCCATCCACAGACGTCAGGTACTCCCGCCGGCCCGCCCGCTCTCCAGTGTGCCAGGGAGAGAGCTGCTGTAGCTTAAACCTCATGAGCCCTCTGCTGGGTTTACATCCCATCAGCTCTCATATTCAATTGTATAACATCAGTAGTCAGTAGTTACCTCACTGGTTGTTTGTTAATGATGTATAATTGTCTCACTGCACAGGCTTAGTAAAAATCTTCCTCAACTCcctgtttttacattttctaggGGGCAGCAGCAGTTTCATTCTGGACTCTCAGACTTCAAATGTGTTGCTGTCCTGGGCCGCGGGCATTTTGGAAAGGTGAGCAAATCCTCCAGTAATTCTGGTCTTTAAGCAGGTGTCCTGGTATGAGACACAAGTCATGAGTAATAATTCTGTAGTTCATTTCCACGACCacgttcttaaaaaaaacgaatAAAAAGATACAACTGTAAATGTCTTTTCCTTGGTAGCGTTTAAAAtcttttattatattgtaaGAGAGCTGTGCTGTTTCGCTCGGTCTCCTTCAGAGTGTAGATGCAGAGACCTGATCAGATCAGCAGCTCTCATGGTTTCAGGCCCCAGTGATGCAGCTTGTCTCCCTTTCGTAGGTGCTGCTCGCCGAGTACAAAAACACAGGGGAGATGTTTGCCATCAAAGCCTTAAAAAAAGGAGACATAGTGGCGCGCGATGAGGTGGACAGGTGAGGCGCCCTGGTTGCTTGTCTTGGGTCTCGTTCAGGGAAGGAGTGTGATCCATTCGGCAATCATGCACATGATCCCAGAGCCCTGTTAGAATGAGAGCTCAGCCCTGCCCTTGTATCCTCTCTCTACTGCTTCCCTTCTAAGTGTAGCGCTCGCAGAACGGTGATGTCAGACTTTTTTTGAATAATATTATGCAAATGTGAGACAACAGACCCTTTTGAGCAGCTTGAGGAAATGTGGAGTGAGTCTTGTTTTGAATTTGCGGGATGGCTGTGGATCTGTTTGGAAGCAGAGGGGCAGTAAGGGGGCAGAAAGGGGCAGTGCGGGCCTGCGGCCCTGGTCGGGCCCCTGTGTGCTCACCTGTGTCTCGTCTGCCCTCAGCCTCATGTGTGAGAAGCGGATCTTCGAGACTGTGAACAGCGTACGGCACCCGTTCCTGGTGAACCTCTTCGCCTGCTTCCAGACCAAAGAGCACGTGTGCTTTGTGATGGAGTACGCCGCGGGCGGAGACCTGATGATGCACATTCACGCCGACGTGTTCTCTGAGCCCCGCGCTGTGTAGGTGACGCTGGTCTGCACACACTCTGCGTGGCGCTGGGGGGCGCCGGGCTGCCCGGGTGGGGGCTCTCCCGCTGGGGAGGAAAGGGGTCACCTGCtacatgtaaagcactttggcaTTAAAATCACTTTACAAATTCagtaaatagtttattattgttatagattgttgttgttgttatctttaaaaaatgtgttttaattacGTGGCATCTCTTGTTGAACAGGTTTTATGCTGCCTGTGTGGTCCTGGGATTACAGTTTTTGCACGACCATAAGATAGTGTACAGGTAAGATGAACTACCTCTGCTGTCCTGTAGCCGTTCGGACAGCGGCTTGGCACAGCCTAGGGCTCCGTCTTTCCTTTAGGTTTTGCTGATAACTGTTCTTTTGAGCAGCTTAATAATCTTATTAAAAGTTAGAACCCAAATGCACAGAAGAACAAACACTTCATGTATTGAACAACCTCATGTTTCTGGATTGCTTTTTATTGGTACAGAACTCTAATCTTGACCACAGCTGGAGATGTATTTTTATAGCCATTCTGCCACCAGCAACATGTGAATAGCTTGTTTGTTAACAGTTATAAATGGATTTTTAATCTGATGTGTTCCTGACGAGATCCCTTTTGGTTTCTGCTTGTGGCCCCAAGTCCTTATTTTACTGCTAAATCTGAACCGTCTGTCCTGGGCCGACCCTGTCATCAGCATTTAGCATTTTATAGACTTGGTTCAAATCTCCTCTCAATCTGCTTACAGGTTAAAGGCCTGAGCTACAATCCCCTGAGAGCAGGAATCATTGCTGCTCTTCTTTGAACTGAGGCTGTAATGTCCATTTTGTGGTCTGGTGACCGAAACTGAGCACAGTATTTCAGTGGTGTCATGCTAGTGTGTTGTGAGGCTTGAACATAACTTCCCTGGATTTGCCTTGTGCGACGTACTCAGCCATTTCATTTGGCTTGTTACTGCTCCCTCGGCTTGTCTTGACGAGGACCTGGGCGAATCGCCATGAGCACCCAGATTGCTTTGTGTAGATCTGTCCACACGTCTCCGCGTGAAATATCACACCAAGTGTCGCCGTGCTGTTGTTTTGTTAGTAAAGTCCTGAGCCACTCCTTCTTCACTACTCAGTGTGTTTTTATATTGAACAGGGTGGCAGTCTGGACTCAGGTATAGCTTGGAAAAAGCTCCTCAGACTGGTCCTTATGGTACACCAATGCTTGCATAGACCTATCTAGAGATGATGGCCCCTAAGATGACCCAGTCTTTCCAATCTAACCAGTTTTCAATCCACACTCATGTTTATTTGGTAGTTTTTgagaattcttttttttttgttttctcagaattgggggaaaaaagtcaGATGCCTTTGAGGAAACTGccatatttcctgttttttaactGTTCTTTTAGTTTAGCTGAATCGTTTCCATTGCGTTCCCAGTAACAGAAGACCGGGTTTGATCTGTAGTTTCCTGGATCAGTTTGCCTGCAGTTTTATGAATCGGTGTTCAGTTCCCACAGTCTGTGGTTACAGTCTGCTCCTCAGCTGAAATGACCTCGTTGTGTGTCTAGGAATACTGTGCCTCATTTCCTTCAGCACAGCGGAGAAAATATCAGGCCTCTGCAGTTCATGAATTCTAGGAATTCTGGTCCCAGTTATTCCCCTGTGTTGGTTATGCTAAAATGTGTTCTGTAACCTGGGGATTGTTataacaattataaaaaaactgaaatattaattcaGCACATGGTCTCTGTCATCTACTATTAGCCCCATTTTATCTTGGAAACTCCTTCAGTCTTTACAGTTTTTATTGGAAAAAGTATTGAAAAATGGTTTGGCCTTATTTTTAGCCTCTGCAGTGCTTTTCTGTCTCTATTAATTTCTCCATGAATCCGTTTAGGCTGTATTTTCTCGTTTTAGAGAGAAATTATTTGCGGGCCTTTATCGCTTTGTATCCAGAGTATCTAGTTGAACAGTTGCTCTGATTATCGTCTCTGAATTGCATTTTCAGAGATCTGAAGCTTGATAATTTGCTGCTGGACACAGAGGGCTATGTGAAGATTGCTGACTTTGGCCTTTGTAAAGAAGGTATGTAATGGAAAGTAAAAGTTGCCTTCAAAGCTCATTACGTTTCCTGTGTGAACACAGTTGACTTTTTCTCTACCTTGCTAGGGATGGGCTTCAGAGACCGGACCAGCACGTTCTGCGGCACGCCGGAGTTCCTGGCTCCAGAGGTTCTGACCGAAACCTCGTACACGCGGGCCGTGGACTGGTGGGGGCTGGGGGTGCTCATCTTCGAGATGCTGGTGGGCGAGGTGGGTGTCCTCCCGCTGGCTGGCGGCGCGGCGAGTACAGCGAAGTGACCGGGATGCGTGCGCGCAAGGAAGTCTCTGCTTCAGCAGGGGGCTGTTAATAAAGGCTGTGAGGAGCCGGGGACGAAGACCAGGAGTAGGTTTTGGCAGGATGTGGCTGCTGGGGAATTCCTAGCCATCTGTGAGGGTCCCTGGGTGAGAGGGGGTGAGGCAGGGCGCTGTAATTTAAATCCCACAGGCATGTGTGTGGCCATAAAGCATCAGGGTATTGAGAAGGGAGCAGAGCCATGGCCTTGAATTGAGTTTCAGGCAGGGTGAGCCGTTTGCTACTCTGCGACTTCAGTCCGTCCTCGTGCATGACAGAAACCCTTCCTGTCGTCGAGTACTGGTGCCCACGGACCTTTTCACTCCTTTTCTGCACAATATCGTCAACTGCTGTATGATTCTGTGAAGTTCTTTGTAGCGAACTGTTGTATAGGATGTCTTTCTCTGTAATAGGTGTGGAATAGGTGTATGCTTGGTTGGTTCTGGAATCATCTGGGCATGTGTGATTTGTGAAGTGGGCACATTCCTGGTTTTAACATGTGAATGCTTATGGATTCTGTCTGTATGATTTTTCTTCAATGTGTGTTACTCATCTCCCCGTCTCCGTAGTCTCCATTCCCTGGCGATGATGAAGAAGAGGTGTTTGACAGTATCGTTAACGATGAAGTCCGCTATCCTCGGTTCCTGTCCACAGAGGCCATCTCCATCATGAGACGGGTGAGTGTTCGGGGCTCGTCAGCACGGACTTTCCCCGATTAACATCCTCTTCCCTCCTGCTGTCGGCAGGCAGGTAATACCCCCTCAGCTGAAGCAGAAGGTTCTGCTGAAATGAGTCGCGTTCCGGACCGTGATGGTTTCCTGCTCGGCCCTGTTGAGAGCCGTGTGTGTGGGCTGTGAAGGTgattccctctctccctgtccctgtccccaGCTCCTGAGGAGGAACCCCGAGCGGCGCCTCGGGGCTGGAGAGCGAGACGCCGAGGAAGTGAAGAAGCATCCCTTCTTCCGGGTGCGTTCCCACGCCGTTCCCGACAGAACCGCCGGAGCCGGCCGGCCGCCCTGCCCCGGGACAGCCGGGCCGCACAGAGCTTCTTCCCCCAGGCTCGGGAGGGGGGGAGTAGGGGAGTGAGCTCCGGCCTGTAGCGTGCCGGCTGCCCTTCCTCACTGCGGCTCTGTCTCCTCTGTCGGCAGATCGTCGACTGGACCGCGCTGCTGGCGAAGAAGGCGAGGCCCCCCTTCGTCCCGACCATCAGGGGCCGCGAGGACGTCAGCAACTTCGACGACGAGTTCACCTCGGAGGCGCCGGTCCTCACTCCGCCCCGGGAGCCCCGGGTCCTCACGGCGGAGGAGCAGGAGATGTTCCGGGATTTCGACTACATAGCCGACTGGTGTTAGCCCGGGGCCTGTCCCCCCGAGAGAGGCCGCCGCTCACTGCGCCACGCAGACCAGAGCTCCTCCAGCCTTCCCCTGCGCTCTGTGCCATTCAAGGACCCACGATCTtaaatgaagatttttttatttttggttttattaATATAAGGAGCTGCCATTTCAAAACTGAGAGAAGTGGCTTCGAACTGCTCTGGTCCACTTTGTTGTCTGAGCACTGGGAATGTTTTGATGGACTCGTGTTCCTGAAACCGCAAGCCCAAATCTCCGTAGGCCGATACCTTGGGATTGGTACTGCACCAGCGAGTTTTCCATCCccgagattttatttttttaaactttttcaaCATTCTGCCTTAGATAAAAGTGTCATGGCAACCATTTCAATCTTTTTGAGGCCACAACGTGCCAGGTTTCGACGCCGAGATGCGTTAAATGCAGAAACACAAGCGTGGTCTAACCAAATTAAAAGGCAGCGACTGTCTTGACTACTTTTTAACCTGCAGCTTCGCCAGAAGTGTGCACGAGAAGGGGTTTTAATCTCAGATTTTATTCAGAACACTAATATTTTTACCCTGCCTTGTCCTTGTATTTATTATGTCTGTTTCCTAGATGCCTTAATTTTTTGTGAGTCATCAGTAAAGGGCTTCCAGTCGACAGCTGACAGTGAAATCCTCCCCAGCCAGCTGCCACACGTTGGCCGTCCCCAGACTCTGTGAATGTGAACTGACAGCTGTGATGTGGGCCGAGAAGACCCCTCTGCAGAATCTCTACAAACCACCTCATCCTTGTGAAACCGGTCTGACATGCTCGTGACATTCTGCTCCTCTGCGGTTTTCAGATTCATGTCTTTCCATCATCCCACCTTCTCTGTACCATGATCAGTGAACAAATGTAAGTTatagttttatactgtattttagtacGTCAGCGAATCTTGCATCTGCTGTATAGGgtgaccatgttttttttatatatattatatatagataATATTGATATTATCAACTTGTTGAAAAGTAGCTCAGAAATTGAAAGCAATTCTGGACGCCTGAAATggaatgtaaaaatgtatattcataAATGTATATCTTGGCGTACAACATGCCAAAGCAGGCTGTATTTTAAATTGGTGGTGCTTTCCTAGTATGGTGCCTAGTCTGGGCTGTGTTCAAGGCAGCAGTCCGGTCGTTGTGCTTGTGTTGGAATGGGTCTTTGGTGGCAGTAATTCTGTTGGAACAGGGAACCTGTCGGCACCTTTCATTCAGATACTGTGGGGCTTGGCTGTCTCCAAATGATAACTTGACACACGCAGTCTCTGTGCCACaagttttaacatttaaagcTTCCTACAGAAGACAGTGCATGAGAGACGCAAGGACTGGGCGGCAGTGAAGACCGTCTGTGGAGATAGCAGGGTGTTTGATGGTAAACAGATCCAAGCCACTAATGGCCACAGTGCTCATTACCAAAACCTTTCAAAGCAATGCGTTTGAGATGCAGCCTGACATGAACTTTCAGTGTTTCAATTCAGTGGCACCTGCAAAAGGTGGGGAACATGTTAGAAACAGATGGGGTTTACTTAGCTCAGCTAACAAagttgtacagtaaataaatgtttttaaatataaatcactAAGGGGTAAACTAAGAGGGCAGGATTTATGTACACAATTGAGCTGAAAGCACTAATTTTATCTATGTAGGTTTAAAATTATCAACTTTTTATCCTAATTATGAACATGGTTTGTAAATACGTTttctatatattgtattttcaaaGTGGCTGCTTGAAAGCATGTTGAGGAAGGATTGATGCTTCAGTCTGGTCCACAGCGTGGGAGACGTGCAAGTGCTCACAGCTGTGACCTGGTGGAAAATGTTTTTGCGGTCACTATGCATATCATGAATGCACAAATTAAAAATTTGTAATAGAAAACCTGCttgcttattttctttccttctatAAAGGGATGGTAAACTAATTTTGCGGACAGTCGTGTGGATAAAACGGGATATCAATGTTCCTTAATAAATATGATTTCAGTTGAGCCGAGTATCAAAAGCATGAATTTAATAGCCCGAGAGCAGTAATGAGGCTCATCGTGTAACTGTGAGATCAATAATGTTGCAGGGTGATACTGATGGTAATAATGAAATGGTCCTGTTACACCAGTGTAACTTGTGTTTAGGTATtcttcaaaaaggaaatgtttcgAGCACGATCATGAATGTTTGgaagaagaaaa is drawn from Lepisosteus oculatus isolate fLepOcu1 chromosome 9, fLepOcu1.hap2, whole genome shotgun sequence and contains these coding sequences:
- the LOC102689813 gene encoding serine/threonine-protein kinase N2 isoform X3, producing the protein MLGFICAAEVMGDARSHLVSERLGLGHNLDLSDTMVQQKLDEIKDQIKREIRKELKIKEGAENLRKVTTDKKSLAYVDNMLKKSNKKVEELHQELQELNAHIVVKDPEELLDCPRTPDTPNSEVRTSTNSSRLAALKKQNDIELKVKQGAENMILMYSNGSSKDRKLLATAQQMLQDSKTKIEFIRMQILKASQTSEVNFENSDGLAKPIISPLELRLEELRHHLRIEHAVAEGAKNVMRLLGSGKLTERKAHSEAQARFNESSQKLDLLKYSLEQRLNELPKNHPKSSLIMEELSLVASPALSPRQSIISTQNQYSTVAKPAALTGTLDVRLMGCQDLLEVVPGRSKASSVPLPGWSPSENRSSFMSRGSKNKGGSSRNLSKTDDLSNEISAVLKLDNTVVGQTSWKPISNQAWDQKFTLELDRSRELEISVYWRDWRSLCAVKFLRLEDFLDNQRHGMCLYLEPQGTLFAEVTFFNPVIERRPKLQRQKKIFSKQQGKTFPRAPQMNINIATWGRLMRRAIPSVNNSSAFSPQVSELSSESPSTTQPSSPTSPSDQTVMKLDFDREPTPTPKLQSTAVETREPLPESKIPDRQVQVLILQDALATFDFLNDRNSIVVKPDSEGLEEHEVRQPDLELITDPSTDVRGQQQFHSGLSDFKCVAVLGRGHFGKVLLAEYKNTGEMFAIKALKKGDIVARDEVDSLMCEKRIFETVNSVRHPFLVNLFACFQTKEHVCFVMEYAAGGDLMMHIHADVFSEPRAVFYAACVVLGLQFLHDHKIVYRDLKLDNLLLDTEGYVKIADFGLCKEGMGFRDRTSTFCGTPEFLAPEVLTETSYTRAVDWWGLGVLIFEMLVGESPFPGDDEEEVFDSIVNDEVRYPRFLSTEAISIMRRLLRRNPERRLGAGERDAEEVKKHPFFRIVDWTALLAKKARPPFVPTIRGREDVSNFDDEFTSEAPVLTPPREPRVLTAEEQEMFRDFDYIADWC
- the LOC102689813 gene encoding serine/threonine-protein kinase N2 isoform X4: MVQQKLDEIKDQIKREIRKELKIKEGAENLRKVTTDKKSLAYVDNMLKKSNKKVEELHQELQELNAHIVVKDPEELLDCPRTPDTPNSEVRTSTNSSRLAALKKQNDIELKVKQGAENMILMYSNGSSKDRKLLATAQQMLQDSKTKIEFIRMQILKASQTSEVNFENSDGLAKPIISPLELRLEELRHHLRIEHAVAEGAKNVMRLLGSGKLTERKAHSEAQARFNESSQKLDLLKYSLEQRLNELPKNHPKSSLIMEELSLVASPALSPRQSIISTQNQYSTVAKPAALTGTLDVRLMGCQDLLEVVPGRSKASSVPLPGWSPSENRSSFMSRGSKNKGGSSRNLSKTDDLSNEISAVLKLDNTVVGQTSWKPISNQAWDQKFTLELDRSRELEISVYWRDWRSLCAVKFLRLEDFLDNQRHGMCLYLEPQGTLFAEVTFFNPVIERRPKLQRQKKIFSKQQGKTFPRAPQMNINIATWGRLMRRAIPSVNNSSAFSPQVSELSSESPSTTQPSSPTSPSDQTVMKLDFDREPTPTPKLQSTAVETREPLPESKIPDRQVQVLILQDALATFDFLNDRNSIVVKPDSEGLEEHEVRQPDLELITDPSTDVRGQQQFHSGLSDFKCVAVLGRGHFGKVLLAEYKNTGEMFAIKALKKGDIVARDEVDSLMCEKRIFETVNSVRHPFLVNLFACFQTKEHVCFVMEYAAGGDLMMHIHADVFSEPRAVFYAACVVLGLQFLHDHKIVYRDLKLDNLLLDTEGYVKIADFGLCKEGMGFRDRTSTFCGTPEFLAPEVLTETSYTRAVDWWGLGVLIFEMLVGESPFPGDDEEEVFDSIVNDEVRYPRFLSTEAISIMRRLLRRNPERRLGAGERDAEEVKKHPFFRIVDWTALLAKKARPPFVPTIRGREDVSNFDDEFTSEAPVLTPPREPRVLTAEEQEMFRDFDYIADWC